From a single Raphanus sativus cultivar WK10039 unplaced genomic scaffold, ASM80110v3 Scaffold0300, whole genome shotgun sequence genomic region:
- the LOC130501826 gene encoding probable ribosome-binding factor A, chloroplastic produces the protein MANVFHAHQSRLFFPLHPPISTVRSKTQGFHFPQSTAPGSLRTNLSVRQRSVKCMANPRRVKMVAKQIMRELSDMLLTDTVLQHAVLPEAALGADRYLSSLTTISDVEVSNDLQIVKVYVSVFGDDRGKDVAIAGLKSKAKYVRSELGKRMKLRLTPEVRFIEDESMERGSRVIAILDKIKAEKGSEGGPETSDSPEDDQEWGVDDPDEDIIYVK, from the exons ATGGCTAACGTGTTCCATGCGCACCAGTCTCGCTTATTCTTCCCCCTCCATCCTCCAATCTCCACCGTACGTTCAAAGACGCAGGGTTTCCACTTCCCGCAATCAACGGCTCCGGGTAGCCTCCGTACGAACCTATCCGTGCGCCAGAGGAGCGTAAAGTGTATGGCGAACCCGAGGCGGGTAAAGATGGTGGCTAAGCAGATAATGAGGGAGCTCTCCGACATGCTTCTCACAGACACTGTATTGCAACACGCCGTGTTGCCTGAAGCAGCTCTTGGAGCCGACCGATACCTCTCTTCTCTCACCACCATCAGCGATGTCGAGGTCTCCAACGATTTGCAG ATTGTGAAGGTATATGTATCAGTGTTTGGAGATGATAGAGGGAAAGACGTTGCGATTGCAGGGTTGAAATCGAAAGCTAAGTACGTTAGGAGTGAGCTCGGGAAGCGAATGAAGTTGAGACTGACGCCTGAGGTCAGATTCATTGAGGATGAATCCATGGAAAGAGGAAGCAGA GTAATAGCGATACTAGACAAAATTAAAGCTGAGAAAGGAAGCGAAGGAGGGCCAGAAACATCTGATTCACCAGAGGATGATCAAGAATGGGGCGTGGATGACCCCGACGAAGACATCATCTATGTAAAGTAA
- the LOC130501827 gene encoding V-type proton ATPase subunit c1 yields the protein MSTFSGDETAPFFGFLGAAAALVFSCMGAAYGTAKSGVGVASMGVMRPELVMKSIVPVVMAGVLGIYGLIIAVIISTGINPKAKSYYLFDGYAHLSSGLACGLAGLSAGMAIGIVGDAGVRANAQQPKLFVGMILILIFAEALALYGLIVGIILSSRAGQSRAE from the exons atGTCTACCTTCAGCGGCGATGAAACAGCTCCTTTCTTCGGCTTCCTCGGCGCTGCAGCCGCACTCGTCTTCTCCT GTATGGGAGCTGCTTATGGAACGGCAAAGAGTGGTGTTGGTGTGGCGTCTATGGGAGTGATGAGGCCAGAGTTGGTCATGAAGTCCATTGTCCCTGTGGTTATGGCTGGTGTCTTGGGTATTTACGGTTTGATTATTGCTGTTATCATCAGTACCGGTATTAACCCCAAGGCTAAGTCTTACTACCTCTTCGATGGATACGCTCACCTCTCCTCTGGTCTTGCTTGTGGTCTTGCTGGTCTTTCCGCTGGAATGGCCATTGGGATCGTCGGTGATGCCGGTGTCAG GGCAAATGCTCAGCAGCCTAAGCTCTTTGTTGGTATGATTCTTATCCTTATCTTCGCAGAAGCGCTTGCTCTTTACGGGCTTATTGTAGGAATCATCCTCTCCTCTAGAGCTGGCCAGTCTAGAGCTGAATGA